tataattaattttaaatcgatTGCTTAATTAATTTCGTCGTCGCTCTACGATCATTCAATTGGAAGGGATCATGCGCTAAGAATATTGTACGAGTACAAAAGACAGCTATACTTTTACCGGAAATTTATATCAACAATTTAGATAAGTTCGCGCAATCTCTCTCACGTGAAATAACGTCGATTCAACTGTGATTAAATCAATCCCATTATACCGGTCTTTGAAATGTGTATATTTTAGCTAAAATCGGACAGTGTTGTTCATTGTGAATTCAATACCATTAATATTCCGTAGTCTCCCATACGAATAAGAATACTCAAATACTTTTAATTCCGTCTTGTAGCCGTTTCCAATGTGACGATGATCACGATAGTTTCGGCTGCCTCCAAATTACAGCTCGCTTTGCGTAACTTCCCGCGAGTCGAAAGGATATACACGATAGTGTGAGGGAGAACTAGAGTAATAGAAAGAGCGAAATAGACACGAAGAGTGATTCATCCTATGCGCGAAGAAATGGTCGATATTCGTACTGATTTCGTGATATTTAGTCACACCTGTTCCAGCCGTTCTATTACCTACCTGCAGTCTCGAGCGAAATCGACGGCACAAAGTCGAcccgaaaaattgaaaaaactaatCGTCAGAATAGTGAAAGTAAACGAAAACAAAACCCTTTCGGCAGCATCCGCTGGTGTATAACGATGGCGATGACCCTTGTAAAATCCGTAAGTCTTAATCTTAGTCTAGTCCGACtatcgtaaaaattgaaaactttttcaattacgaCGTTGAGTTTATAATAACCGCTCCATTATTGCGCTTCTAACAACTTGTAAAGATTTCTGTAAGCTTCGTAAATGAACTCGCGCGATTACCaaaatggatttaaaaaaaaaaaaaaaaaactttcatcaACTTCATCGGTCCGTGTCACAGTGCGTCTGTAGACGTCGGCTCTCGCGATTTTTATCGTCGTTTTTATCCTCATAATTATCCGTCGTCTGAGTGAATTTTACACCTATTTAAAGCGATATCATAATTCATAAATAGACGCATAGCCGATAGATTGTACGTGTACAACCCTCGGGAAGAGAGCTTTGCATGCGATGATAGTTATGCAAATTTACTTATATTTAGTATTACGTTCGTGATCGCGGTGTACCTAGAATTTTTCGTATTCACGGTGGCGATAATTGCCCATCGATGTTACAACGATagaacagaaatttttcacaatctaTAAAACCTGCATTGATAATCGGCTTTGattaatttctaaaaattatttcaaattttaagaTAAAGAAGAGAAATGACGGACGTCCTGCAGCGGCCATAAATCGTCAGGGTAGCATACAAGCCGCAATCAACAGCTCTGCGATACCCAAGGTAACTAAATTAAAGTCTTAATCGCAAAAccgagcaaaaaaaaaaaaataattaacggCAACCGCGGTGCAATCAAAGATACAGAAGTAGCTATTctgtataaaaatgtgaaaaatgtgtGCCTGTCGGTGCTCGGTGGTACGGGATCGATCGATCCCTAGTTAAATAAGGGACTTGATGCGAACAAAGCTTATACCTGGTATAAAGTCTTCAGTGATACATACCGAAGAACGGGTGTGCAGTCTTAGAATATTGCTATTTACCCTATTATTTAATCTCAGCAGATTCGGTTACTGATTTTTCTATTtaacgatcaattttttttttttgttcgtttataCCTTACTTCCAACATTTTCGCCCCGCGAATATATTCAATAGATTAGTTTACCTGTACgattttcatagaattttattgtacGACAAAGTCATGCCAACGCAATTCGAGGGCGCAGTTTCAGCTGACGATAATGatcaggtaaaaaaattccgttcgcagtagtttttattttcctacATTGGACATCTTTTTTTCCGTTATTTGAAATCTTACGCCTCGCAAAAACGCGTAGCGTAATTTGACTCGTACTCTGAttaatcttttatttttctctgcGCCGGGTGTAAAATTCATGGTTttcgtttcacttttttctttctaggCGCCAAAATATGAGAATAGCTACCGTCTAGAATCGAACAAACCTTTCAACGTTGACCCTGTGGATAAAATCATCAGGCAAGTCATGACCAACAACCTTGAAGACATCGTATACGATCCCAAAGAGTGCCCGAAACTGTGTGCGGAAATTAGCGCCGACATCCGAGATCGGATTCGGAAACAAAACTTCGACAGGTTGGTTGGTTGGATTAACGTTCGAGgcacgaataattattttcctctcttctttttctttacattcAAGAAACGTTATTGGTTTTGGCCccataaattttgaaacccctttaatatttatgtacaatAAAAAAGAACGTATATCCCATTCAGGTACAAAATCGTCGTTATAGTGACGATCAACGAAAAGGCCAGTCAAGGAATACAGGCGTCGATGAGATTCCTCTGGGACGTGCAGAGGGATAATTACTCGAGCTTTACATTCGAGACGAGAACCTTTTTTGCCTATTGCTGCGTCTTCGGCGTATACTGCGAGTGAATTTAGAGTTCTATCGATAACCGACGTCTGTTTCGCTGTCTCTccttcttctttgtttttcacgtttctTTTTGACGCGTGCAATTCGCGTCATACgtgacgacgacgaggactGACTGACGTTTGAATGAATGACGGAGAGACGTATCAGCGAGAGAGGTAGAGAGGTTTTCTCCTCCAATAATCGAGTGTAAATTAGTCATACGTGTTATTATAGGACCGAGACGGATGTATGCGAAGGAATAAAcgagttttaaaaataaactggTGAAAATGAGCTTCTCAAAAAATTACGCCCCTCAAAATTCAACCCACCCTCAAACCGCGCCTGTGAAAATCGCCTCGACGATGAGGGAATCGTCGAATGCACGTCTCTCTCTGTCCAAGGGCCAAAGGCCCCTGAGCAAGGCCTTGTCCCAGCAGTCGAAAATCGGCATGAGTACCGCTTCTCTGATTCCCGGCCACCAAGTCACAAGTGCAACTTACAGAAGTGCGAAGGGAGGATTCAAGGTGCGACTTTACGGTTGGGCTGCACGATTAAGGACGAACGGGTCCGATCGAAGAAGTTATAAAGAGGGGAAAAACCGTCGGAAAAATCTCcgacggtattttttttttactcaaacgTTAAGCGGCCCGTTCGTCCTTTACAACTATTTGCAACGACCCGCTATCCAAGTTCCCGAATCGCGGAACGGAAAGATACAGAGAGCCTGACGCAGTTCCGGTTGTAATTCGTTTTTTGCTTCGGCACACAGATTCCGAGGTACCAGAACAGCTATCGATTACATGCCCACAATCCGTGGAAACAGGAAGTAGTCGACAAGGTTCTCGAAGACGTTATGACCACCACCCTGACCGGGATGAAGTACAACCCCGAGGTTTGCATGAAACTCTGCCAGGACATGACGGCCGAGATAAGAAATCGGATATACCGAAAGGACTACGACAGGCGAGATATTGCGACGGTTCTTCGTTAGCCGATTTTATCGGAAATTGCACGAAGCGATTTGaaatcgttcgaaatttttgtgaaaatagtatattgtgtaacgGGGAGGCAAACGGGCAAACCAgttgcctccttgttgcacGCGATTTTTCATGCATCAAGAGTgtgttacgcgttttttcggTGAAACACGAAAGCTTGAAGCCAGGttcgcgtaatgtcagatttgttcgctacagcgcatgcgcgtagTGCAGAAAATGCCACTTTAACTCCTAGGAGTTGACTTTTTAATTCgtgaccttttttttttgcagctttttatttattaaactgcttttggtaaaatttatttgttcacTTAAcgcgaaaacaaaatttcaagtagaTCGCATGTAAGGACATATTTATCCatgaaagggttaaaaaaagTGGCACGCAAGGAAATTATTTACCTCGTCGCGTTTCAGGTACAAGTTCATAGTGCAGGTGACGATAGTAGAAAAGACCGGACAAAGTTTACAAGTCGCTAATGGGAGGCTGTGGGACATCGAGAGGGACAATCACTCGTCTTTTACATTTGAAAGTTCCCAAATGTACGCCGTGGGGATCGTCGTCGGTGTTTATTACGAATAATACCGGATAAAATTACCGTTATAACAACAACGATGCGGATCGATTTGCAAGCAACATTTTTTCGCAGCTCGGTATAATAATTTGCGACAGTTTACCGACTCCCCCTTATTGTTAGCatcgttgagaaaattattcgagtggtgaaaatttacatCCGAGAATgatttattcataatttttctttatacacTTTCGACGAATCTCTCTTCCTTTGACGAATGAATTTTACACGCGGATGTGAGGCGCGAGAATTTTTTGTCAAGTGAGAAAAATGACGCGGAAACTAATAGTAGAAATTCATGATTTTAACCAAAAGATGGATGACGACGAATGATCAATGAAACGAAGAAACgagtttttctctttctctttcaacgatattatcaatgaataaagataaaataattgcaacATACGACGgaatgaatattatacaatgtataatgtataagaATTGCCTGTACGCGTGAGGAttgtttttatacattctctttattgttatttaaattgatatattattattattactaatgGGCGATGGTATGTATATGCATGATTCGTGTAACAGTgactattacaataatatttataatattttatatgtaatataaaaacgaagaaaaagtgaGACAAAACGATCTGCTCTTTTCTTCCTCCCAATACACAAGAAATCAAAACTATTTTACACAGCACGTGTTTTTCGATTGATTCTACATCGGAGATAGTTGGGaataaacgaaaagaaaatgcaACAGCCAAAGAAAAGTAACTACGTCTGCAAAGACATGTGCAACAATCGTTGTGTAGGTACAGCTTTGGtccattttcattattactattacgATTAAACtcttattgttaaaaatttaccttcgacgtaattttatttaatactATAGAGATATATACTGTATCGTTATTGTtagtttataattattatttatcattacTGCTATCgtctattatttttatacgatgAAAATCGAATTCTCAAGAACAAATTGCCttggaagaaaagaaagatgTTTATAATGGTTTGTTTTAATAGTGAAACGGCCGCGAATCCCATTTGGCTGTTTTCCAAGTAGATTCGATCATCTTTCAGCCTGTCCCAAAATCTTTCCGCACAAGTAAATGCACGTGACTCGTACCTCACGACTTTAtactccatttttttttatttcgatttccTTACCTCTTTAAACCCGAAGTCTcgcgatatttttaaaattgtcgACGGCTAGCGTTTTTATCGCattctaaaaatttaatctaaactaatcaattaaatattgaaaatcctGCTGTTAACAATTATGTGCAAAGCGATAAGCGACGAGGGGtatttaaagaaaagaaacttcACGTAAAAGTAcgcgacaattttttttcgtttcattggtttttattagtttttttttttttttttttgcatttttccatcattttatttatttcaaatacatCGATAATTATTAGTCTCAGTAAATGGATTTGACGTAATAATTATgcagggaaaaagaaaacagaaataataaaaagaaaaatatgaaaagaaatttaattaataataatgttgtttgtttcttttgtatatatacatatacgtatatatgtatatttatatgtacgAATACAGTGGAAATCGAGGGAAAAGATCGATCGATTGAACGTGGGGGTGGCTTCGAATACATTTCTCATTAATCGCGtgattgtataataatatacattacacatacctagtttattattaatatacatatacacatatattcatgtatacttgtatatgtataattaatgtttttcttctttttttttgtatatcgTAAATTTCTTCGTGGCACAttatcttcttcttcaccttctactacattttttattttttttttttcgcgtcaATCTTCATCGGCTCTCTTCATTTGTTTCTTTCTGTGATACGTTTCTTTGAACTCGAATTTTCTTCTATATCTTCTTTTCCTCTTGCGATCACCGATCACGCTTTTTCAATCCTTATGAAagatcattatcattattagcATTATTATGAACATTATCgctatcattgttattattactattattatcacgcattgatcatttaattttttcccttcgttcgcacatttttattcttaagCTATTTAACTCCCAACGAACAGGAATAactacaataataataataataacaacaacaacaacaataataataataagaataacaataataatgataataataatgaggataataatattaataacaataataataataataacaacaataataatacgatGTTAATAATCTTTGTTTTATTCAGTATGCGAcgcaattattttcaccctaGTCTATCATCGTCACTGTtatgcataatatatatatacatatatatatcgcGTAACCTATGGTTTGTTTCCTGACGTAAAACTTTCACCATGCTCCTTCCTAAGAATCATCGTATGTTGTaatatcattgttattatcattattataattttatataacgTTATCATGTATGTCataagtataatatttgtGTGGGTGTGTTTGCAtttctgtgtgtgtgtgtgtgtgtgtgtgtgtgcgcgtgcgCGCGCGTGTGTACGTAATTCTATGTGTATATcatcatatatattattattgtataacttatatttaatacaatataatgttatatgtatatgaatattatacatatagacgTACGtatagtataattattttacgcgtttataataaaatacacattcacaatatcattattatcattatatttatatgtatatatcgcatattaattttcactgacgtatacgcatacatatatgtgtacgtGTGTGCGCacataaatatatgaatatacgaatacatgcatataggtataattaatcaaaatgcCTTATCAAGTCTTATCATATTATACTTAATTTTCGTACTAgagtcattattattaataactACGATGTTATATATTCACCTGTTGTTCAATGTGTCATACGACGCGTGtagtatacgtacgtatatacatatatatgtatacttatatatacatacatacgtacgcgCATTCCCATATTGTACGACGAATGGTCGTCATGGGTAATTCTTCTAAAAAAATGTCCCATCGTTTCCTTGCATGTGATACTTTTAAggtaataataagaataatcatcgtcgtcgtcgtcgtcgttacAGGTATGGGTAtggttattaatattattatcatgatCGTTATTACTTTTTGTTAGtactattaattattattatatttacaatttcgtATTATTCAATTGCTTGTAAAGTTTCTCATGTCTTTCGCGTATTCAGTAATTGatatattgaagaaaaagaattaacaACGCCCACGTCGCGTATAATAATTACGACCACCACcacaccaccaccaccattaTCACTTATATCATCACACAAAAATATCTCTTTcgtttgatattttgaaaaaacgccTCTATCCCAATAGTATTTATAGGAGtatttattgattaaataCATATCGTTAAACAATACTACTTTGTGCTGTCAGTGGATCGGTATTCTtcgggaaaaatatttcccgTCCTTTTCGTCCGgttgtatttcttttttctttttctcctccatTTCTTGGATATCATTTCTccaatttcccattttttttttctcgcgctGGAATGTTTTGGCAGAGGAAGGAGAGGAGAATGGGGAGGAAGAAAGGGCTAATCTATAGCTTACATGTACATACCATGTGAGAAGGTGGGACCGACTCCAACGTATTTACCCTTAGCTGCGATAATCTCTACcgaaatcgatgaaaatcgGAGCGATATAATGGCGAGTCCCAATACGACGAAACCAGAAATTATCCAAATCCCAATTCCAATCGAAACTTGGTAGTGTTATTCCGAATTTACGGACCGGCAGCGGCGGATGCTGAGCTTTTGACCAGAGGCCGAGCGGTATTGCCAGCTCGGCTCTTGACCGCTGCCCCCGGTGTCATACGGGTTCCTCCCTCTTGAAATTGATATTCTGAGAGGCGCAGAAGTCCTTGGTGAACGGTATGCAGGTGAAGAGTTTGCAGATCTCGCATTCGTAGACCGGAACGTTGTAGAAGAGGGCGAGGAGCATTGCGAATAGCCCTACTATAAGGACCAGGCAGACCCAGATCAAGAGGATCTTACGCCGTCGGTCGTACTTCCCGAAGGATATGAACGGCATCACAGCGTAAGCGGCCAGGAAACCGAACACGAAGCCGAAGAGGTGAGCGTAGTTGTCGATCCAGGGCAACGCCCCGAGCAGCAACAGCACGAACAACGATAGAAGCAGCTTTGAAAGCGCCCTGCGCGGGTGTTTCAGCATCGGCCAGCTGTTTAAAACCTCCACAACGAGCGTCGCGAGGAGGGCGAAATGCGCCCCCGCTGGTCCCACCTGAAGAGACACAAAAATTTCGAGGTACAGGATCAGAGCTTGGTCCATCCTCCGAGCAGTCTGCCTGAGAATTAAGATTTGAGAGAGTTCCAGAAATCGAAGCGTATTATTTCGTAGTAATTTTCACGAGCTGAAACGGATCACagagtatttgaaaataagagAACTTATGATTCGAGTATACCGTtgttaattgtttattttgaaaaaccgtcaggttgacaaaaatttcgagACGAGAAATGATTAGCTTACAGtcggttgaaaattataaatttgtcAGTTTTCAAAACATCTGTCTCTTTTTAAAATCTCAATTCGCAGAGACAAACGACTTTGAGAATCTCCGTATTTGATCTGTAcctgtattgaaaaaaaaaaaaaaatgcgtcaCCCAACGCCGGGTCGGAAAGGTGAGAAAAATACCTTGTCAGACATTTTCTAACATAGCTCTTATCTAAATCCAATCGACAAGCCGTTGGCGAGGTACTGGACTGTGAAATTTAATCTGGATTCGTATCGCGCGCAATTTCGCCATCGAGTATTCAACATTAACGATATATCTGATCGAGCATTTAAACTTAGAATTGAAATTGGTTTCCCGAGATGAAAGTTGGAGAAAACAATGCAGGCAAAACTGTCCAGACATATTGTGTGTACAACGGAGTGGAACGAGAGATGCGAACGCGAGTATTTCGAATAGAGTTCGTTCGTTGCACCCTGCGCAAAAGTCCGTATCTTTGTGTGCGAGTTGAGGGCTGCTTCAAGAGTCTTCGAGAAACTTTAGCAGGGGAGGAAGGAGCGAAGAGATTTTCTGCTTTCCCCCCTGGGCTGCAGTTGATTCTTGAAAAGAGAaagtaaaagagagagagagagagatggaaacAGCCACAAGTGTGTTGATTAAATTGCGAACACACAATAAAATCCCGTCTGTTAAATCGGCCGTCCAATGCTTTTGTGTGCTGTTGCTATAGCTGCTACTTCTTCCACCTCTCTCGCTCAGATGTATTCAATTAAAACTTCTCTGATTATATTCTCGCCTCTCCAACTTTTCCGACTACCATCCCGCCTTTTCGACTCTACTCACCGTTTCCTCAATATTGTTTTTCCCCTGAAACTCGAGTCCAACTAACTTAAAGCCTAACTGATATTAATATCGGACAGTGCGCGCGTTTCTGTTGCATTATTGAACGATTCTCGCAATATTCAACCGCCGAACGCTGACCATCAAATAACGGTGTATCCCTTTTACTCTCTCCTTGTTGTTCAAACAGAAATTTAGATTGAAAAGAGCCTGTGGCAAATGTTCCGATCGAtgattacaataataaaaatgctGTTTGCGGAAAAATAGGGTAAAATCAACATCGGAGTTAAGCAAAAAAAAGTGCTTTGATTTTATCCGATACTTTTATGCTTCACCTGGTTGTTACTTTCAAATTTCCTCATCCTCTCGAAACATATTTCGTCGATTATTCCAAAACTACAGTTTCAGCTTCTAGTACTAtcttttcttgaaaatttcattcattcccAACCATCGATCATATCGCGCGTACCAAGCAACAGTTGGACGTTTTAGCTTCTTACCTCAGCTCTGTAAGGAACAAATATAGCGCTAGCCAAATTTCCAGCAAGTCCACCAGTGAAGTATATAATCGCTATGCGGAAGGATCCCGTGAGCTTTTCCAAGTCTCTCATGAAGAAGTACTGAACGCAGAGGGTGATGAGGAGGTGAAATATCCTGTGAAAAGACAAATCACTCGTCAACGTGACAGACGGTTACCAACTAAAACCGTTTATCGTAATTATTTCGGTCACCCGATCGACGACTATTGCGATAACCGAATTGTGTAGAAAAAAGAAGCGCTCACCCAGCGTGGAGAAAAATCGAGGTGAATAGACGGTAGAATTGGTCGGGCCACTCCGGATGTAGGAACGGAATCATGCCGCATACGTCGTGGAGACACTCGACTTGGGAACACAGGGACGCCTCCTCGTGAAAATAACCATGTACAAAGTCGCAGTACTCCTTTGTGGTTATTCGACACATCCCATGGATTCCTATGCAGCAGGGGTGACCAATCACTTCGCAAACCATATGCTCCGCCATCTTGTCCATGTGACGACCCACCGGAAACATCTGGTTGCTGCCGCCCTTGCTGTAATtttgattgtgagaaaaatttgcgtaGTTCGTAGAGGAGAAAGGATCGGACGGAAAGAGGAGGACGTTCCGTTTCTCCCAAATGTAATCCAACGTTTCATTCAATTCACCTGAACCTCTGGTTGAATGGATTGGTTTTGCGGCATATGGGCCACTTGGTGATGTCGTCGGGCCATTCGTAGGGTGCGATGCTTGCTGGAGCGTCGC
This region of Neodiprion virginianus isolate iyNeoVirg1 chromosome 7, iyNeoVirg1.1, whole genome shotgun sequence genomic DNA includes:
- the LOC124308838 gene encoding dynein light chain Tctex-type 5-like isoform X1 — protein: MAMTLVKSIKKRNDGRPAAAINRQGSIQAAINSSAIPKAPKYENSYRLESNKPFNVDPVDKIIRQVMTNNLEDIVYDPKECPKLCAEISADIRDRIRKQNFDRYKIVVIVTINEKASQGIQASMRFLWDVQRDNYSSFTFETRTFFAYCCVFGVYCE
- the LOC124308838 gene encoding dynein light chain Tctex-type 5-like isoform X2 — its product is MPTQFEGAVSADDNDQAPKYENSYRLESNKPFNVDPVDKIIRQVMTNNLEDIVYDPKECPKLCAEISADIRDRIRKQNFDRYKIVVIVTINEKASQGIQASMRFLWDVQRDNYSSFTFETRTFFAYCCVFGVYCE
- the LOC124308839 gene encoding dynein light chain Tctex-type 5-like, which translates into the protein MSFSKNYAPQNSTHPQTAPVKIASTMRESSNARLSLSKGQRPLSKALSQQSKIGMSTASLIPGHQVTSATYRSAKGGFKIPRYQNSYRLHAHNPWKQEVVDKVLEDVMTTTLTGMKYNPEVCMKLCQDMTAEIRNRIYRKDYDRRDIATVLR